In Actinomycetes bacterium, the following proteins share a genomic window:
- a CDS encoding recombinase family protein — translation MPRDRESSDRSRRAGRRATRAPGAQGELVPAEAEIARDAARQVLAGRSLRELAIELAAAGVRGTRGRPLDRRQLRRILTAPRTAALLEHYGEIIGPGEWEPLLDRATWEQVRAVLNNPARMIESRPVRYLLVGSWCAASRGAGAAGLPAHAGAAQLCVPTEPGALRATWEAGKLSLGQQRAVLAMMLERVVIAPATRGARTVDPARIVIPPDAWRA, via the coding sequence GTGCCACGTGACCGCGAGTCCTCTGATCGCTCGAGACGAGCTGGCCGCCGCGCTACCCGCGCGCCCGGCGCCCAGGGTGAGCTGGTCCCCGCCGAGGCCGAGATCGCCAGGGACGCGGCCCGGCAGGTGCTGGCCGGCCGGTCGCTGCGGGAGCTGGCCATCGAACTGGCCGCCGCCGGGGTCCGCGGCACCCGCGGCCGGCCCCTGGACCGCCGGCAACTGCGCCGCATCCTCACCGCGCCCCGGACGGCAGCGTTGCTTGAGCATTACGGCGAGATCATCGGCCCAGGCGAATGGGAGCCGCTGCTGGACCGGGCGACCTGGGAGCAGGTCCGCGCGGTGTTGAACAACCCCGCGCGGATGATCGAGTCGCGGCCGGTGCGGTACCTGCTCGTCGGTTCGTGGTGTGCGGCCTCCAGGGGTGCGGGCGCGGCTGGTCTCCCGGCCCATGCAGGGGCGGCGCAGCTATGCGTGCCGACTGAGCCGGGAGCGCTGCGCGCCACCTGGGAGGCTGGGAAGCTCTCGCTCGGCCAGCAGCGGGCTGTGCTGGCGATGATGCTCGAGCGGGTGGTGATCGCCCCGGCCACGCGGGGCGCGCGCACTGTCGACCCCGCCCGGATCGTCATCCCGCCCGACGCCTGGCGGGCCTAG